The Nocardioides panzhihuensis genome has a segment encoding these proteins:
- a CDS encoding SDR family oxidoreductase — translation MSADRGGAVVTGAGRGLGRQIAELLADRGHQVLVTDVDAASAQAAADEIGRGATAMAVDVRDVTQVEAARDAVVATAGRLDVWVNNAGVLFTGPAWEQSPEQRSLILDVNAVGTINGTVAAIEAMRGAGGGHIVNIVSLAGLTAVPGEAVYAASKHAAIGFSLSTLQDLRMVGSKDIDISCICPDGIWTPMLHDKLDDPASALSFSGKLLQPEEVVAAVEKALDRPRPVTAVPGWRGLVARLGDAFPGFGLAAVPLVVAQGRRTQRKLLRNGIPS, via the coding sequence CCGACAGATCGCCGAGCTGCTCGCGGACCGTGGGCACCAGGTACTGGTCACCGATGTCGACGCCGCGAGCGCTCAGGCGGCCGCTGACGAGATCGGACGTGGAGCCACCGCCATGGCCGTCGACGTGCGCGACGTCACCCAGGTGGAGGCGGCCCGGGACGCGGTCGTGGCCACCGCTGGACGGCTCGACGTCTGGGTCAACAACGCCGGAGTGCTGTTCACCGGCCCGGCCTGGGAGCAGTCCCCGGAGCAGCGGAGCCTGATCCTCGACGTCAACGCGGTCGGCACCATCAACGGGACGGTCGCGGCGATCGAGGCGATGCGTGGCGCCGGTGGCGGCCACATCGTGAACATCGTGTCCCTGGCGGGACTGACCGCGGTGCCGGGCGAGGCCGTGTACGCCGCCTCGAAGCATGCCGCCATCGGGTTCAGCCTCAGTACGCTGCAGGACCTGCGGATGGTGGGCAGCAAGGACATCGACATCTCGTGCATCTGCCCGGACGGGATCTGGACGCCGATGCTGCACGACAAGCTCGACGACCCGGCCTCGGCGCTGTCGTTCTCGGGCAAGCTCCTCCAGCCCGAGGAGGTCGTCGCCGCGGTCGAGAAGGCCCTCGACAGGCCACGCCCGGTGACCGCCGTCCCGGGATGGCGCGGGCTGGTGGCCCGGCTCGGCGACGCCTTCCCAGGGTTCGGCCTCGCGGCCGTGCCCCTGGTGGTCGCGCAGGGCCGGCGTACGCAGCGCAAGCTGCTGCGCAACGGAATCCCGTCGTGA
- a CDS encoding AraC family transcriptional regulator, whose protein sequence is MAGRMRAAPKDWGQASRVVAQAYFPHELRPVGGANEPRLTLRTLDLGPVLIGHVGWGADVAIECDYPGAYEVNLPITGHLESRGRFGALTSVVGQGTVFRADTPSLISHWDATCTVLGVKFDSTWLEVETERILGTDRVNARTVLPEQLSFEDRRGRAWRQLISSLGANLHDPDLFADSELVRRQLAGAVAAGLVDLCCPDGRVPAPAQPRTIRRVVEALHDDPARAWTAADMAALAGTSVRRLQEGFQQWVGSAPSHYLLDIRLQRAHADLLTSPTLSVAEVAATWGFSSASRFAAAHRRKYGSAPSDVLRQGGRTV, encoded by the coding sequence ATGGCCGGTCGAATGCGAGCCGCTCCCAAGGACTGGGGGCAGGCCTCGCGCGTCGTGGCCCAGGCCTACTTTCCGCACGAGCTCCGACCGGTCGGCGGCGCGAACGAGCCGCGGCTGACGCTGCGTACGCTGGATCTCGGGCCGGTCCTGATCGGCCACGTCGGCTGGGGCGCGGATGTTGCCATCGAGTGCGACTATCCGGGTGCGTACGAGGTGAACCTGCCGATCACCGGCCATCTGGAGAGCCGAGGCCGGTTCGGCGCGCTCACCTCTGTGGTCGGCCAGGGCACCGTCTTCCGCGCGGACACCCCCTCGCTGATCAGCCACTGGGACGCGACCTGCACCGTGCTCGGGGTCAAGTTCGACAGCACCTGGCTCGAGGTCGAGACCGAGCGGATCCTGGGCACCGACCGCGTCAACGCCCGCACAGTCCTGCCGGAGCAGCTGTCGTTCGAGGACCGCCGGGGACGCGCCTGGCGCCAGCTGATCTCGAGCCTGGGCGCCAACCTGCACGACCCGGACCTCTTCGCCGACAGCGAGCTCGTGCGTCGTCAGCTCGCCGGCGCCGTCGCCGCGGGCCTCGTGGATCTCTGCTGCCCCGACGGCCGTGTCCCAGCTCCCGCGCAGCCTCGGACGATCCGTCGCGTGGTCGAGGCCCTCCATGACGACCCGGCGCGCGCCTGGACCGCCGCCGACATGGCCGCCCTCGCCGGCACCAGCGTCCGCCGATTGCAGGAGGGCTTCCAGCAGTGGGTGGGGAGCGCGCCGTCCCACTACCTCCTCGACATCCGGCTCCAGCGCGCCCACGCCGACCTGCTGACCAGCCCGACCCTGAGCGTCGCCGAAGTCGCGGCGACCTGGGGCTTCTCGTCCGCGAGCCGTTTCGCTGCCGCCCACCGGCGGAAGTACGGCAGCGCACCGTCGGACGTCCTACGGCAAGGTGGTCGGACCGTCTGA